The genomic stretch TTTGCTTATTATAAAATTGACCAAGTCCCGGAATGATTGATAACAAAGTCGCTTGACGAACATTTTTAATTTGTTTTTGTTCTAGTTTCATTTTGTTACCCTCAATTCTAGATATAGATTCACTAGCTAAGTTGAAAAAAATGGCGGAGCGCGCTATCTTTGCCCCGCCAAATCATTATTATTTAGTATATTTTTGCGTTACGTTATCTTCAATTACTTTTACTGCATCATCTGCTGATTGTTGCGGTGTTTTCGAACCAGAAGCTGCATCAAACATTAAGTTTTCAGCACCTGTCCAAACTTCCGACATTTCTGGAATATTTGGCATTGGTTGCGCATTTTTGTATTGTTCGATAACAGCATTAGTTAATTCATCATTTTTTGATTTCGCTGTATCGCGTGCTTTTAAGTTAGCTGGTACTTCATTTGTCATATCATATAAAGTTTCTTGATTTTTTTGGTTAGTTACATAATCCAACCATTTTTGAGCTACATCTTTGTTTTTAGAATAGTTACTTACAACCCAACCTTTACCGCCTGCAAATGGAGAGTATTCTTTGCCATTGTTTAGTGTCGGGATTTTTGCTACGCCGTAATTAATTTTTGCTTCTTTGTAGTTTGCTGCTGACCATGGACCGCCTAGAATTGCTGCTGCTTTACCTTTAACAAATTGATCTTGGATAAAGTCATCTGCACTCTTATTGTCTTGCATACCTTTTGGCCATACATCTTGGAACCATTTTGTTGCATAAGTAATTCCTTCAACCGAACCTTTATTGTTTAAACCGATGTCTTTTGGATTCGTACCTTCATCGCCGAATACATAACCACCGTATCCTGCAAGTAGTCCGTAAGAGAAGTAGAAATCAGTCCATTTTGCTAAGAAACCAGTATTTTTTCCTTTTTCAGAAGTGAAGGCAAAACGAGAATCTTTAGAAAGTGTTTCTAAATCTTTGAAAGTTGCTGGAGCTTTGTCGAGTAAATCTTTATTATAGTAAAGTACTAGAGTTTCAATAATTGCTGGAGCGCCATAAATTTTATCGTCAATGGTTACTTGTTTTTGGTCTTTTTCATCGTAATCGTCTTTATTTCCAAGTTTTACTTCCGCTAAATGTCCTTGTTGGCCTAAGCTTCCAATTCTATCAAATGCGGACATCATTACGTCTGGAGCAGTTCCAGCCGGGCCATCAAGTGGCAATGCTTCTAATGTTTCGAACATGTCTTTTTCGACTACTTTTACTTTCACGTCATTATCTTTTTCAAAATCACCTTTTATTTTGTTCACGTAGTCTTTGTAGCCTGCGTCAACGGAAACCGTTAATGTTTTTTCATCAGATGAGCCAGATTTACTAGTGTCTTTTCCACCACCACATGCTGCTAAGCTTAAAGCCATTACTAAAACCGCCGAAACTATTCCCACTTTTTTGAAACGCTTCATTTACTTTTCCTCCTCTTTATGAAAAAAGTCGCCCTTTACTGTCTGATTTCTAAGTCCCCATCTTTTTTCAATTCTTTTTAAAGTTTGTGAATTAGGTTAACCTATGCATTTATTATATGCTGATTTCGAAAGCGTTTACAAGGAGATTTCACATGTTACCGATAACAACATTTTTTCGGTAAACATGTGAAAAATTCCTTTACGCCATTGATTTAACTGTTTTCTTTAATAACAAGAAATCCTTTTGCTGGGACAACAAGATTTTCTGTTACAGCTCGGTTGTTCCAAATATCTGTCGCTGTATTTTCAAATGAAATTGTGAAATCTTTATCTTCTTTTGCTTGATTGAAAAGAAAATGCAGTTTTTCACCATTTAATTCTTTAGAAAATGCTGTAATGCCCGTTTCGCTACTTGCACCTAGCCAAGTTAATTCGCCGGATGTGATAATTGCTTGGTTATCTTTTCTTAGGGCAATTAATTGTTTCGTAAACGCTAGCATATCTTGGTTTTGCTTCGTTTCATCCCATTCCATACACTTACGGCAACCTGGGTCATTTCCTCCGTCCATGCCGATTTCAGTTCCGTAATAAATACACGGCGAACCAGTGTGCGCGAACATGAAGGCAAGCGCTTGTTTCACTTTATCCTCATCATTATTAGCACGAGTTAAAATACGCGCCGTATCATGGCTATCAAGCATATTAAACATTACTTCATTCACTTGATTTGGGTAGCGCATATATTGTTCATTAATACCAGAAACCATTTGCTCCGGTGTGATTTTTTCTTCAATAAAGTTCTCAATAATCGTTTGTGTAAATGGATAGTTCATTACGGCGTGGAATTCATCTCCAAGTAACCAAATCCACGAATCATGCCAAATTTCACCAAGAATATAAATATCTTCTTTTTCCGCTTGGACAGCCTTTTTAAATTCTTTCCAGAAAGCATGATCTACTTCATTAGCAACATCTAAGCGCCAACCATCAATGTCAAATTCGCGAATCCAGTAAGTTGCAATATCCAGTAGATACTTCTGAACTTCTGGGTTAGCCGTATTTAATTTTGGCATATGCGTCGTGAAAGCAAATGTATCGTAAGAAAGTGTTGGTTCTCCTTCAATATTGCCATTTTCATTTTGACGAACAGGGAAACTATGGATGTGGAACCAATCACGATATGCAGATTTTTCTTCATTTAAGACAACATCTTGCCACTCTGCTGAAGTATCGCCAATGTGATTGAACACCGCATCTAACATAATGCGAATCCCACGTTTATGCGCTTCCTGAACTAATTTTCTAAACGTTTCTTTATCTCCAAAATGTGGATCAATTTTTTTATAATCAACCGTATCGTATTTATGATTGGTTGGTGCTTCAAACACAGGTGTCAAATAAACCCCATTAATACCAAGCTCTGCTAAATAATCTAAATGCTCGATAATTCCTTCTATATCCCCGCCGAAAAAGTCTGTTGTGTTCGGATCTTTACTTCCCCACGGCAAGGCATTTTCCGGAGAAATAGCCGGATTCCCATTTGCAAAACGTTCTGGGAAAATCTGGTACCAAATAGTATTCCCAACCCATTCAGGCGCCTCAAAAGTATCCACCGCATGGATAAATGGAAATTTAAAGTAATAATCCATCGTAGCTAAATTAGCCTCAGTTGGCTCAAAGAAACCACGTCCGCCGTAAAATGTTGTTTCTCCTTCTGTATCTGTTAGTAAAAAGCCATATTGAAGACGTCTATGTTCTGGTGTAATTGCAAAAAACCAATAATCGTGCTCTTCTGTTTCTGCGATTTTGCGCATTGTA from Listeria monocytogenes ATCC 19117 encodes the following:
- a CDS encoding glycoside hydrolase family 13 protein, with the translated sequence MEKAGIYHQPASSYAYSYDAKTLHIRIRTKRLDISEVTLIAADPYLWKDGKWQSESYTMRKIAETEEHDYWFFAITPEHRRLQYGFLLTDTEGETTFYGGRGFFEPTEANLATMDYYFKFPFIHAVDTFEAPEWVGNTIWYQIFPERFANGNPAISPENALPWGSKDPNTTDFFGGDIEGIIEHLDYLAELGINGVYLTPVFEAPTNHKYDTVDYKKIDPHFGDKETFRKLVQEAHKRGIRIMLDAVFNHIGDTSAEWQDVVLNEEKSAYRDWFHIHSFPVRQNENGNIEGEPTLSYDTFAFTTHMPKLNTANPEVQKYLLDIATYWIREFDIDGWRLDVANEVDHAFWKEFKKAVQAEKEDIYILGEIWHDSWIWLLGDEFHAVMNYPFTQTIIENFIEEKITPEQMVSGINEQYMRYPNQVNEVMFNMLDSHDTARILTRANNDEDKVKQALAFMFAHTGSPCIYYGTEIGMDGGNDPGCRKCMEWDETKQNQDMLAFTKQLIALRKDNQAIITSGELTWLGASSETGITAFSKELNGEKLHFLFNQAKEDKDFTISFENTATDIWNNRAVTENLVVPAKGFLVIKENS
- a CDS encoding extracellular solute-binding protein, which translates into the protein MKRFKKVGIVSAVLVMALSLAACGGGKDTSKSGSSDEKTLTVSVDAGYKDYVNKIKGDFEKDNDVKVKVVEKDMFETLEALPLDGPAGTAPDVMMSAFDRIGSLGQQGHLAEVKLGNKDDYDEKDQKQVTIDDKIYGAPAIIETLVLYYNKDLLDKAPATFKDLETLSKDSRFAFTSEKGKNTGFLAKWTDFYFSYGLLAGYGGYVFGDEGTNPKDIGLNNKGSVEGITYATKWFQDVWPKGMQDNKSADDFIQDQFVKGKAAAILGGPWSAANYKEAKINYGVAKIPTLNNGKEYSPFAGGKGWVVSNYSKNKDVAQKWLDYVTNQKNQETLYDMTNEVPANLKARDTAKSKNDELTNAVIEQYKNAQPMPNIPEMSEVWTGAENLMFDAASGSKTPQQSADDAVKVIEDNVTQKYTK